A window of the Electrophorus electricus isolate fEleEle1 chromosome 11, fEleEle1.pri, whole genome shotgun sequence genome harbors these coding sequences:
- the foxn2a gene encoding forkhead box protein N2 isoform X1, producing the protein MLHITLTEESSLIPVDRTFHTDANKSQGYSQRALLVLMGPIIGMSPDKKAESPGLLEDHVCAQASCRAAALPEAECASSPLATSVDRVSGAADEELTNLNWLHENLLQNFTLGGPEAQASPSPLFDIEGRSEHFSSSPASSACSRANDQDSLKSKPPFSFSLLIYMAIEQSPSKSLPVKDIYGWILEHFPYFSSAPTGWKNSVRHNLSLNKCFRKVEKSLGKVNGKGSLWCVDPEYRPNLIQALKKQHFPAPHGFYTPPASPPSAFSPSRNLFLQGCSLKESDIDAATAMMLLNSAPGHHVNPSDPDIPMDLSRPDSVLVSSDPKQDHNYSSSSFQRCSSRSSSSSSSPTSLSSLDEGRGGMAREDSVQGLWAGSEGFHSDEDSEEERSPRRTPVTPRRPPALKCSPPCKRVRREARPELDEELKEAAGSLLHLAGVRSCLDLSKRAVSAVKSKKMEKFWK; encoded by the exons ATG CTGCACATCACTCTAACCGAAGAGAGCAGTTTAATTCCAGTGGACAGAACTTTTCACACTGATGCAAATAAGTCCCAAGGATACAGCCAAAGAG CCCTCCTTGTTTTAATGGGTCCAATCATCGGTATGTCGCCGGATAAGAAAGCAGAGTCCCCAGGGTTGCTAGAGGATCACGTGTGTGCGCAGGCGTCATGCAGGGCAGCCGCGCTGCCTGAGGCTGAGTGTGCCTCCAGCCCCCTGGCCACCAGCGTCGACCGCGTATCCGGTGCCGCCGACGAGGAGCTCACCAACCTCAACTGGCTTCACGAGAACCTCCTGCAGAACTTCACGCTGGGTGGGCCCGAGGCCCAGGCTAGCCCCAGCCCGCTCTTTGACATCGAGGGCAGGTCAGAGCACTTCTCCAGCTCGCCGGCCTCGTCCGCTTGCTCTCGCGCAAATGATCAGGACTCgctcaagtccaagcccccattCTCCTTTTCCCTGCTCATCTACATGGCTATTGAACAGTCGCCCAGCAAGTCATTGCCCGTCAAGGACATCTATGGCTGGATCCTGGAGCACTTCCCCTACTTCTCCAGTGCCCCCACTGGCTGGAAGAACTCAGTGCGCCACAACCTGTCTCTCAACAAGTGCTTCCGTAAGGTGGAGAAGAGCCTTGGGAAG GTAAATGGGAAGGGCTCTTTATGGTGCGTTGACCCTGAGTACAGGCCGAATCTGATCCAAGCTCTAAAGAAACAGCACTTCCCTGCACCCCATGGCTTCTATACACCTCCTGCCTCCCCACCTAG TGCCTTCTCGCCTTCCCGTAATCTCTTTCTACAGGGCTGCTCTCTCAAAG AGTCTGATATTGATGCTGCCACAGCTATGATGCTCTTAAACTCTGCCCCGGGGCACCACGTCAATCCAT CTGACCCTGACATCCCCATGGACTTGTCCCGACCTGACTCGGTCCTGGTGAGCAGTGACCCAAAGCAAGACCACAACTACAGCAGCTCCTCTTTCCAGCGCTGCTCTTCCcgttcttcctcctcctcttcctcccccaccTCGCTCTCCTCTCTAGACGAGGGCAGGGGCGGTATGGCCAGAGAGGATTCAGTGCAGGGACTGTGGGCCGGCAGTGAAGGCTTTCACAGCGACGAGGACTCAGAGGAGGAGCGGAGTCCCCGGCGGACACCTGTCACTCCACGCCGCCCACCTGCACTCAAGTGCTCCCCTCCCTGCAAGAGGGTGCGGCGTGAGGCCAGACCGGAACTGGATGAGGAGCTGAAGGAGGCGGCTGGCTCTCTCCTGCACCTGGCCGGCGTCCGCTCCTGCCTGGACCTGTCCAAGCGGGCTGTCTCAGCTGTCAAGagcaaaaaaatggaaaagtttTGGAAATGA
- the foxn2a gene encoding forkhead box protein N2 isoform X2 has product MGPIIGMSPDKKAESPGLLEDHVCAQASCRAAALPEAECASSPLATSVDRVSGAADEELTNLNWLHENLLQNFTLGGPEAQASPSPLFDIEGRSEHFSSSPASSACSRANDQDSLKSKPPFSFSLLIYMAIEQSPSKSLPVKDIYGWILEHFPYFSSAPTGWKNSVRHNLSLNKCFRKVEKSLGKVNGKGSLWCVDPEYRPNLIQALKKQHFPAPHGFYTPPASPPSAFSPSRNLFLQGCSLKESDIDAATAMMLLNSAPGHHVNPSDPDIPMDLSRPDSVLVSSDPKQDHNYSSSSFQRCSSRSSSSSSSPTSLSSLDEGRGGMAREDSVQGLWAGSEGFHSDEDSEEERSPRRTPVTPRRPPALKCSPPCKRVRREARPELDEELKEAAGSLLHLAGVRSCLDLSKRAVSAVKSKKMEKFWK; this is encoded by the exons ATGGGTCCAATCATCGGTATGTCGCCGGATAAGAAAGCAGAGTCCCCAGGGTTGCTAGAGGATCACGTGTGTGCGCAGGCGTCATGCAGGGCAGCCGCGCTGCCTGAGGCTGAGTGTGCCTCCAGCCCCCTGGCCACCAGCGTCGACCGCGTATCCGGTGCCGCCGACGAGGAGCTCACCAACCTCAACTGGCTTCACGAGAACCTCCTGCAGAACTTCACGCTGGGTGGGCCCGAGGCCCAGGCTAGCCCCAGCCCGCTCTTTGACATCGAGGGCAGGTCAGAGCACTTCTCCAGCTCGCCGGCCTCGTCCGCTTGCTCTCGCGCAAATGATCAGGACTCgctcaagtccaagcccccattCTCCTTTTCCCTGCTCATCTACATGGCTATTGAACAGTCGCCCAGCAAGTCATTGCCCGTCAAGGACATCTATGGCTGGATCCTGGAGCACTTCCCCTACTTCTCCAGTGCCCCCACTGGCTGGAAGAACTCAGTGCGCCACAACCTGTCTCTCAACAAGTGCTTCCGTAAGGTGGAGAAGAGCCTTGGGAAG GTAAATGGGAAGGGCTCTTTATGGTGCGTTGACCCTGAGTACAGGCCGAATCTGATCCAAGCTCTAAAGAAACAGCACTTCCCTGCACCCCATGGCTTCTATACACCTCCTGCCTCCCCACCTAG TGCCTTCTCGCCTTCCCGTAATCTCTTTCTACAGGGCTGCTCTCTCAAAG AGTCTGATATTGATGCTGCCACAGCTATGATGCTCTTAAACTCTGCCCCGGGGCACCACGTCAATCCAT CTGACCCTGACATCCCCATGGACTTGTCCCGACCTGACTCGGTCCTGGTGAGCAGTGACCCAAAGCAAGACCACAACTACAGCAGCTCCTCTTTCCAGCGCTGCTCTTCCcgttcttcctcctcctcttcctcccccaccTCGCTCTCCTCTCTAGACGAGGGCAGGGGCGGTATGGCCAGAGAGGATTCAGTGCAGGGACTGTGGGCCGGCAGTGAAGGCTTTCACAGCGACGAGGACTCAGAGGAGGAGCGGAGTCCCCGGCGGACACCTGTCACTCCACGCCGCCCACCTGCACTCAAGTGCTCCCCTCCCTGCAAGAGGGTGCGGCGTGAGGCCAGACCGGAACTGGATGAGGAGCTGAAGGAGGCGGCTGGCTCTCTCCTGCACCTGGCCGGCGTCCGCTCCTGCCTGGACCTGTCCAAGCGGGCTGTCTCAGCTGTCAAGagcaaaaaaatggaaaagtttTGGAAATGA